In a genomic window of Arachnia rubra:
- the era gene encoding GTPase Era has product MTDHPFHSGFACFVGRPNAGKSTLTNALVGQKIAIASSKPQTTRHVVRGIITCDLGQVVLIDTPGLHRPRTLLGERLNALVRETWSEVDIVGVCLPCDQRIGPGDRYIVSQLAELPSRPQLVALATKTDLVSKERVLSHLVDVSALAEELGVQWAEVVPCSAISNDQVDTVREVLLRLLPEGPMYYPDAEVTDEPEETLIAELIREAALEGVRDELPHSIAVVIDEILPRPDRPEDKPLLDVFASIVVERDSQKGIIIGHRGTRLREIGMAARLQINRLLGTPVHLSLHVKVLREWQRDTKYLNRLGF; this is encoded by the coding sequence ATGACTGACCATCCATTCCACTCTGGTTTTGCATGCTTCGTCGGACGTCCCAACGCGGGGAAATCCACTTTGACCAATGCCCTGGTGGGCCAGAAGATAGCGATCGCCTCATCCAAGCCGCAGACCACCCGGCATGTGGTGCGGGGCATCATTACCTGCGACTTAGGGCAGGTGGTTCTGATCGACACACCAGGACTGCACCGTCCCCGCACCCTGCTGGGAGAACGGCTCAACGCACTGGTCCGTGAGACGTGGTCCGAGGTCGACATCGTTGGTGTCTGCTTGCCTTGCGATCAGCGGATCGGTCCTGGGGACCGTTACATAGTCTCGCAGCTCGCGGAGCTGCCGAGTCGTCCGCAGCTGGTGGCCTTGGCCACCAAGACCGATCTGGTCAGCAAAGAGCGGGTGCTGTCCCATCTGGTCGATGTCTCGGCCCTGGCTGAGGAGCTCGGTGTTCAATGGGCTGAGGTGGTGCCCTGCTCGGCCATCAGCAACGATCAGGTTGACACCGTCCGGGAGGTGCTGCTGCGCCTCCTCCCTGAGGGACCGATGTACTACCCAGACGCTGAGGTCACCGATGAGCCCGAGGAGACACTCATCGCCGAACTGATCCGGGAAGCCGCCCTGGAGGGGGTGCGCGACGAGCTTCCGCACTCCATCGCGGTGGTGATCGATGAGATTCTGCCTCGCCCCGACCGGCCGGAGGACAAACCGCTCCTGGACGTGTTTGCCTCGATCGTGGTGGAACGCGACTCCCAGAAGGGGATCATCATCGGTCACAGGGGGACCCGGCTGCGGGAGATCGGGATGGCCGCGCGGCTACAGATCAACCGGCTGCTGGGGACGCCCGTCCACCTGAGCCTGCACGTCAAGGTGCTGCGGGAATGGCAGCGCGACACGAAATACCTCAACAGGCTCGGTTTCTAG
- the leuA gene encoding 2-isopropylmalate synthase has translation MTRIQPKPIQLPTAMPVGRYRAFEPVAVPDRTWPGNRITKAPRWLSTDLRDGNQALIDPMTPSRKMRMFELLVALGYKEIEVGFPSASQTDFDFVRQLITGARVPEDVTISVLTQAREDLIARTAESLIGAHRATIHMYNATSELFRRVVFGIDEAQCINFATHGTELVIKYAEKHLGDVEFGYQYSPEIFTQTPTDFAIEVCNAVAEVWQPTGEREIIFNLPATVERSTPNTYADQIEYFCRHIRDRNFVAVSLHPHNDRGTAAAAAELGQMAGADRVEGCLFGHGERTGNVDLVTLALNLYTQGIDPQLNFHDIDHVRRTVEYCTGIAVHPRHPYAGDLVYTAFSGSHQDAIKKGLENLERQAAAAGKAVSEIEWEAPYLPIDPHDVGRNYEAVIRVNSQSGKGGIAYLMKTEAKMELPRRLQMEFSRIVQQRTDAEGGELSPKTIVSVFTDEYLSEGPWILVSAGSSSQNGQFRITATVRDPAGRDIQVEGEGNGPVSAFVDALAETGAQVRVLDYSEHALEAGGDAKAAAYVECEIGTGDEVQVLWGVGVDPSITSASMKAILSALNRGTHA, from the coding sequence ATGACCCGGATTCAGCCAAAACCCATTCAGCTGCCCACAGCAATGCCCGTTGGGCGCTACCGGGCTTTCGAGCCGGTCGCTGTGCCGGACCGCACCTGGCCTGGCAACCGCATCACGAAGGCACCGCGCTGGCTGTCCACCGACCTTCGCGACGGCAACCAGGCCCTCATCGATCCGATGACCCCGAGCCGCAAGATGCGGATGTTCGAGCTGTTGGTGGCGCTGGGGTACAAGGAGATCGAAGTGGGATTCCCGTCGGCCTCCCAAACCGACTTCGACTTCGTCCGGCAGCTCATCACCGGTGCTCGTGTGCCCGAGGACGTGACCATCTCGGTGCTCACCCAGGCCAGGGAAGACCTGATTGCTCGGACCGCGGAATCGTTGATTGGAGCGCACCGGGCCACCATCCACATGTACAACGCGACATCTGAGCTGTTCCGGCGCGTGGTCTTCGGCATCGACGAGGCTCAGTGCATCAACTTCGCCACCCACGGCACAGAGCTGGTCATCAAATACGCGGAGAAGCACCTGGGAGACGTCGAGTTCGGCTATCAGTACAGCCCGGAGATCTTCACCCAGACCCCGACTGATTTCGCCATCGAGGTGTGCAACGCCGTCGCCGAGGTCTGGCAGCCAACCGGGGAACGGGAGATCATCTTCAATCTTCCCGCGACCGTGGAGCGTTCCACTCCCAACACCTATGCCGACCAGATTGAGTATTTCTGCCGGCATATCCGGGACAGGAACTTCGTTGCGGTCTCGCTGCATCCACACAATGACCGGGGCACTGCCGCCGCGGCCGCTGAGCTGGGGCAGATGGCCGGAGCGGACCGGGTTGAGGGCTGTCTGTTCGGGCACGGCGAACGCACGGGAAACGTCGATCTGGTGACGCTGGCGCTGAACCTGTACACCCAGGGGATAGACCCGCAACTGAACTTTCACGACATCGACCACGTACGCCGTACCGTCGAGTACTGCACCGGGATAGCGGTGCATCCCCGCCACCCCTATGCCGGTGATCTGGTATACACCGCCTTCTCTGGCTCCCACCAGGACGCCATCAAGAAGGGGCTGGAGAACCTGGAACGGCAGGCCGCCGCTGCAGGGAAGGCTGTCTCGGAGATCGAGTGGGAGGCCCCGTACCTGCCGATCGATCCGCATGATGTTGGCCGGAACTATGAGGCGGTGATCCGAGTGAACTCGCAGTCTGGCAAGGGCGGCATCGCATACCTGATGAAAACCGAGGCGAAGATGGAGCTGCCGCGGCGCCTCCAGATGGAGTTCAGCCGCATAGTGCAGCAGCGCACTGACGCTGAGGGGGGCGAACTCTCCCCGAAGACCATCGTCAGTGTATTCACCGACGAGTATCTTTCCGAGGGCCCCTGGATCCTGGTGTCGGCGGGATCATCGTCACAGAACGGGCAATTCCGCATCACCGCGACAGTCAGGGACCCGGCTGGCCGTGACATCCAGGTCGAGGGTGAGGGCAACGGTCCTGTCTCGGCCTTCGTCGACGCCCTGGCAGAGACCGGAGCCCAGGTGCGGGTCCTCGACTACTCGGAGCACGCCCTCGAAGCCGGCGGCGACGCGAAAGCAGCGGCCTACGTTGAGTGTGAGATCGGGACCGGCGACGAGGTCCAGGTGCTCTGGGGGGTTGGCGTCGATCCGTCGATCACCAGCGCATCCATGAAGGCCATCCTCTCGGCGCTGAACAGGGGGACCCATGCCTGA
- a CDS encoding metallophosphoesterase: MPEPGKHLWRKRLAIALAVTVCAAAAIAGEVYREVNTTRLVTETTSTDKLAGELRIMQLSDIHVRDNSAQLASIVSQIRDAAPDLIVIAGDTLNTYNETLDPLQELFSQLAELGVPMYAVLGNHDHWSEELPQLLDLYARYGIKLIDNRHEVVTGGFGTFTLVGAGDAFTSHAHLAEALEGAPEGFRFLLTHAPEIAPQLEAADIDYAVCGHTHGGQVALPFIGALYAPGQGLFPKYSRGRYQVGKSTLYIDSGVGVTEPDVRFLVQSQIVLHIFRP; this comes from the coding sequence ATGCCTGAGCCGGGAAAACATCTGTGGCGGAAACGCCTTGCCATCGCACTCGCAGTCACCGTCTGCGCGGCAGCGGCTATTGCCGGCGAGGTATATCGGGAGGTGAACACCACCCGGCTGGTCACCGAGACCACCAGCACCGACAAGCTGGCCGGGGAACTCCGGATCATGCAGCTCAGCGACATTCACGTGCGCGACAACTCAGCCCAGCTGGCGAGCATCGTGAGCCAGATACGCGACGCGGCACCAGACCTGATCGTCATAGCAGGAGACACCCTCAACACCTACAACGAGACCCTGGACCCGCTGCAGGAGCTGTTCTCCCAGCTTGCTGAGCTCGGGGTACCGATGTATGCGGTCCTGGGAAATCATGACCACTGGTCCGAGGAACTGCCGCAGTTGCTTGACCTGTACGCCAGGTATGGCATCAAGCTGATCGACAACAGGCATGAGGTGGTCACCGGCGGCTTCGGCACCTTCACCCTGGTGGGGGCAGGAGATGCCTTCACCAGTCATGCGCACCTGGCCGAGGCCTTGGAAGGTGCCCCCGAGGGATTCCGGTTCCTGCTGACCCACGCCCCAGAGATCGCCCCCCAGCTCGAAGCTGCGGACATCGACTATGCCGTCTGCGGGCATACGCACGGCGGACAGGTGGCCTTGCCCTTCATCGGAGCCCTCTACGCTCCCGGGCAGGGACTTTTCCCGAAGTACAGCCGTGGCCGCTACCAGGTGGGGAAATCGACGCTATACATCGATTCCGGCGTTGGGGTGACGGAACCAGACGTGAGGTTCCTGGTGCAATCGCAGATCGTGCTCCACATCTTCAGGCCCTGA
- a CDS encoding pentapeptide repeat-containing protein, translated as MAERISLVHSGDGRPQRPHVDLAGLSPGRLEVGIDLEGARINGDCSGIQAPDVRALECELADVVADDARLCGGHWAECRWRRVQATVIDLADSVLRDILWEEGRFGAVELNGSTLTRVLIRGCKLGYINLRHAKVTDLTVADCVVGELDIAGAQLKRVQITGSEVGRLALSGSRSEHVDISGAQLSHLDGVEALSGVVVSEAQAMDLAPTLVRHLGGRVLDP; from the coding sequence GTGGCTGAAAGGATCAGTCTTGTGCATTCCGGCGATGGGCGCCCTCAGAGACCGCACGTGGATCTCGCCGGGCTCTCACCCGGCCGGCTGGAGGTCGGCATTGATCTGGAAGGTGCGCGAATAAACGGGGACTGCTCTGGCATCCAGGCACCGGATGTGCGTGCGTTGGAATGTGAACTCGCCGACGTTGTCGCTGACGATGCGCGGTTGTGTGGCGGGCACTGGGCAGAGTGCCGGTGGCGGCGCGTCCAGGCTACGGTGATCGACCTGGCCGACTCGGTGTTGCGTGACATTCTCTGGGAGGAGGGGCGCTTTGGCGCGGTGGAGCTCAATGGGAGCACATTGACCCGGGTCCTGATCCGCGGCTGCAAACTCGGCTATATCAACCTACGCCACGCCAAGGTGACGGATCTCACAGTCGCGGACTGCGTCGTCGGTGAACTGGATATCGCTGGTGCCCAGCTGAAGCGAGTGCAGATAACCGGCTCCGAAGTCGGTAGGCTCGCGCTTTCTGGATCGCGTTCCGAGCATGTCGACATATCCGGTGCGCAGCTATCGCATCTCGATGGCGTGGAGGCGTTGAGCGGGGTGGTTGTCTCTGAGGCTCAGGCGATGGACCTGGCGCCGACGCTCGTCCGGCATCTGGGAGGACGGGTGCTTGATCCCTGA
- a CDS encoding iron ABC transporter ATP-binding protein, with protein MILVDAALKKYSPTTTIGPVQLEIPSGGITALVGPNGAGKSTLLTMIGRLLGMDSGTIEVAGMNVATAKSRDLAKVLSVLRQENHFVTRLTVRQLVGFGRFPHSRGHLTDEDIEVIERAISFLRLENIADRFIDELSGGQRQRAYVAMVLAQDTEYVLLDEPLNNLDMAHSVQMMQHLRQAATELGCTIVIVLHDINFAAAYSDTIIAMKNGKVAAQGSPEEIFREEVLAEIFETRVDIIPGPRGPVAVYF; from the coding sequence GTGATCCTCGTAGACGCGGCCTTGAAGAAATACAGCCCCACCACGACCATCGGGCCTGTGCAACTTGAGATCCCCAGCGGGGGCATCACCGCCCTGGTGGGGCCGAACGGCGCAGGGAAATCCACGTTGCTGACGATGATCGGGCGCCTGCTGGGCATGGACTCTGGAACCATCGAGGTCGCAGGCATGAATGTGGCCACGGCAAAGTCCAGGGATCTGGCGAAGGTGCTGTCGGTGCTGCGCCAGGAGAACCACTTCGTCACGCGGCTCACGGTCCGGCAGCTGGTTGGTTTCGGGCGGTTTCCCCATTCGAGGGGACACCTGACCGATGAGGACATCGAGGTCATCGAGCGCGCGATCTCCTTCCTGCGGCTAGAGAATATCGCAGACCGTTTCATCGATGAGCTATCGGGAGGACAGCGGCAACGCGCATACGTCGCCATGGTGCTGGCTCAGGACACCGAGTACGTGTTGCTGGACGAGCCCCTCAACAACCTGGACATGGCTCATTCGGTCCAGATGATGCAGCATCTGCGCCAGGCGGCAACGGAACTGGGCTGCACGATCGTCATCGTGCTGCATGACATCAATTTCGCAGCGGCCTATTCCGACACGATCATTGCCATGAAGAACGGCAAGGTGGCGGCCCAGGGAAGCCCGGAGGAGATTTTCCGCGAAGAGGTGCTGGCAGAGATCTTTGAGACTCGGGTAGACATCATTCCCGGTCCGCGTGGGCCTGTGGCAGTCTATTTCTAA
- a CDS encoding iron chelate uptake ABC transporter family permease subunit — MAELTKTTGHKAFASLKAARRYWITFAILALLAPLICYGILAWGNPMPPGSVGFWRIAGLRVTSVAVILVVAWCQGLATVAFQTITNNRIITPSIMGFESLYHLVQTSAVFFYGVAGLTAMDGVAQYLLQVGLMVALAALLYGRLLRTEHSNIHQTLLLGIVIGTGLGALATYMQNLLTPSAFDVLSARLIGNLSNADVSHLAVAIPLAVVAGGALLFMSRTLDVLGLGRDTAVGLGVDHRRNSLAILLLSAVLMAVSTSLIGPMSFLGFLIAMSAYQLSDTHEHRLIFPVAWLAGVVILGGAYFILRHIFYATGSVGIIIEAVGGGFFLVYLLRKGRL; from the coding sequence ATGGCTGAGCTCACGAAAACGACAGGACACAAAGCCTTCGCCAGCCTCAAGGCGGCACGTCGCTACTGGATCACCTTCGCGATCCTGGCGTTGCTGGCCCCGCTCATCTGCTACGGCATCCTGGCCTGGGGAAATCCCATGCCACCCGGGTCCGTTGGCTTCTGGCGGATCGCTGGGCTCCGGGTCACCTCCGTGGCCGTTATCCTCGTGGTGGCCTGGTGCCAAGGACTGGCGACGGTAGCCTTCCAGACAATCACGAACAACCGGATCATCACACCCTCGATCATGGGATTCGAGTCCCTGTACCACCTGGTGCAGACCAGCGCCGTTTTCTTCTACGGTGTGGCGGGACTAACCGCAATGGACGGCGTGGCGCAGTACCTGCTCCAGGTCGGCCTCATGGTGGCCCTGGCGGCATTGCTGTATGGCCGGCTGCTGCGCACCGAGCACAGCAATATCCACCAGACGCTGCTGCTGGGCATCGTGATCGGAACCGGCCTGGGGGCCCTTGCCACATATATGCAGAATCTCCTCACCCCGTCAGCGTTCGACGTCCTGAGCGCACGGCTCATCGGGAACCTGTCCAATGCGGATGTGTCCCATCTGGCAGTCGCCATCCCCCTGGCTGTGGTGGCGGGAGGAGCACTGCTGTTCATGTCACGGACCCTCGACGTCTTAGGGCTTGGCCGTGACACAGCCGTCGGCCTAGGCGTGGATCATCGCCGCAACTCCCTGGCGATCCTGCTGCTGTCAGCGGTGCTGATGGCCGTCAGCACATCACTGATAGGCCCGATGTCGTTTCTCGGGTTCCTGATAGCGATGAGCGCATACCAGTTGTCCGACACCCACGAGCACCGGCTCATCTTCCCCGTGGCCTGGCTGGCTGGCGTGGTGATTCTCGGGGGTGCCTATTTCATCCTGCGGCACATCTTTTATGCCACGGGATCGGTGGGCATCATCATCGAGGCCGTCGGTGGCGGCTTCTTCCTTGTTTATCTTCTGCGAAAGGGACGCCTGTGA
- a CDS encoding ABC transporter permease — protein MTKTEAAGGEAESLAPGAVAPRRRLLTAPLLLGLLGVVALAALSLMVGVYDVVGAQDGAHIFALTRIPRTISLLLAGSAMAMSGLVMQQIAQNRFVEPTTTGTNEWAGLGLLCVLILFPEAPLLVKMVVAILSAFTGTMIFFLILRRIRLRSAMIVPIVGIMLGAVVGAVSSYLAQAANMLQTLGVWFQGSFASAIQGQYEPVWAVVFVVAGVFVVADQFTIAGLGEDVATNVGLDHRKVVLLGTGMIAATTGIITVVIGNLPFLGLIVPNIVSIWRGDNLRSNLPWVCLLGAAAVTICDIIGRIVIMPFEVPVGTILAVVGAFTFAFLLLRRQKNG, from the coding sequence GTGACAAAGACCGAAGCTGCCGGGGGCGAGGCCGAGAGCCTTGCCCCCGGTGCTGTCGCGCCCCGGCGTCGGCTGCTCACCGCTCCCCTGCTGCTGGGACTGCTGGGAGTTGTCGCCCTGGCGGCTTTGTCCCTGATGGTGGGGGTCTACGACGTGGTGGGCGCCCAGGACGGTGCCCACATCTTTGCCCTCACCCGGATCCCACGCACCATCTCGCTGCTGCTGGCTGGCTCTGCCATGGCGATGTCCGGTCTGGTGATGCAGCAGATCGCCCAGAACCGTTTCGTGGAACCGACCACCACCGGGACCAACGAGTGGGCCGGGCTGGGTCTGCTCTGCGTGCTGATCCTCTTCCCCGAGGCTCCGTTGCTGGTGAAGATGGTGGTCGCCATTCTGTCCGCCTTCACCGGCACAATGATCTTCTTCCTGATCCTGAGGCGCATCAGGCTGCGTTCCGCGATGATCGTCCCGATCGTCGGCATCATGCTGGGTGCCGTAGTTGGTGCTGTCTCCTCCTACCTGGCGCAGGCCGCAAACATGCTCCAAACCCTCGGGGTCTGGTTCCAGGGCTCATTCGCTTCCGCGATCCAGGGACAGTATGAGCCGGTCTGGGCGGTGGTATTCGTCGTGGCGGGAGTCTTCGTGGTCGCTGACCAGTTCACCATCGCGGGTCTCGGAGAGGATGTCGCCACGAACGTCGGACTCGACCACCGGAAGGTGGTGCTGCTGGGCACCGGCATGATCGCAGCCACCACCGGGATCATCACCGTGGTAATCGGAAACCTGCCCTTCCTGGGATTGATCGTCCCGAACATCGTCTCGATCTGGCGAGGAGACAACCTTCGCTCCAACCTGCCCTGGGTGTGCCTGCTGGGTGCGGCCGCGGTAACGATCTGCGACATCATCGGCCGGATAGTGATCATGCCCTTCGAGGTGCCCGTGGGAACAATCCTGGCGGTGGTCGGTGCCTTCACGTTCGCCTTCCTTCTCCTGAGACGGCAGAAGAATGGCTGA
- a CDS encoding siderophore ABC transporter substrate-binding protein, with protein MSTLKKTCLLPTLAALVTVSLGLTACGGASSQPAESSSGASQSATATSVTIEDNRGSVTVPVPPKKAIVTDNRLFEPLETWGVKLAAAPQEIISKDSAYKTDSSIVNLGDHKEPNLEAAVTVQPDLIINGQRFEKYYDQFKQLTPEAALVDIDVREDKPFADELRRQITLAGEIFGKKDEAAKLVANFDASIARVKSAYKPGSKVMAVIVSGGKVNYSAPGSGRTLGPVFEILGLTPALESQGSSDHQGDDISVEAIAQSNPDWIFVMDRDGAITAEGESYTPAKEVIAGSAPLQNVTAVTKEQIVYMPTDTYLNEGIQTYTEFFNSVADAMEKSQ; from the coding sequence GTGAGTACCCTGAAGAAGACCTGTCTGCTCCCCACCCTGGCCGCTCTCGTTACCGTGAGCCTTGGCCTGACTGCCTGCGGCGGTGCGAGTTCGCAGCCAGCCGAGTCGTCGTCTGGCGCCTCGCAATCAGCCACTGCAACGTCGGTGACCATCGAGGACAATCGCGGTTCTGTGACCGTTCCAGTGCCCCCGAAGAAGGCCATCGTGACCGACAACCGCCTGTTCGAGCCTTTGGAAACGTGGGGTGTGAAGCTCGCAGCCGCGCCACAGGAGATCATCTCGAAGGACTCGGCTTACAAGACCGACAGCTCGATCGTGAACCTCGGAGACCACAAGGAACCCAACCTGGAGGCCGCTGTCACCGTCCAGCCGGATCTGATCATCAACGGCCAGCGTTTTGAAAAGTACTACGACCAGTTCAAGCAGCTGACTCCCGAGGCTGCATTGGTAGATATCGACGTCCGTGAAGACAAGCCCTTCGCTGACGAGCTGAGACGCCAGATCACCCTGGCTGGGGAGATCTTCGGCAAAAAGGACGAGGCCGCCAAGCTGGTCGCCAACTTCGACGCGTCCATCGCCCGGGTGAAGTCAGCCTACAAGCCAGGCTCCAAAGTGATGGCCGTCATCGTCTCGGGAGGCAAGGTGAACTACTCTGCTCCCGGTTCTGGCCGCACGCTCGGTCCCGTCTTCGAGATCCTGGGCCTCACCCCCGCACTGGAGAGCCAGGGCAGCTCAGATCATCAGGGCGACGACATCTCCGTCGAGGCGATCGCCCAGTCCAACCCGGACTGGATTTTCGTCATGGACCGCGACGGCGCCATCACGGCCGAGGGTGAGAGCTACACCCCGGCGAAAGAGGTGATCGCGGGTTCCGCTCCCCTGCAGAACGTGACCGCCGTGACCAAGGAGCAGATTGTCTACATGCCAACCGACACATACCTGAACGAGGGTATCCAGACCTACACCGAGTTCTTCAACTCCGTGGCTGACGCCATGGAGAAGTCCCAGTGA
- a CDS encoding NUDIX hydrolase: MSDFKVQVDIAGDVGQLRWEEQVVDAETLERAVSLAADDAILAHELRRLQCDIPATDRAAMVALHRCGFRREGRLRSALLKPSGHLVDVLIYARLAVDPVYGPHGFSGVMNSVLPAKRTIAHVVFRDESGNVLLTETTYKDDWELPGGVVDPGESPRLGARRELREEIGLDIDLGEPALTDWMPPYLCWDDAIEFIYDGGVLPAAVAHSIAPCDPELRAVHWVPRENLPDRVSELSARRIDLLLDGYRGTTENGMRIPSDG; encoded by the coding sequence GTGAGTGACTTCAAGGTACAGGTGGACATCGCCGGTGATGTGGGCCAGCTTCGCTGGGAAGAGCAGGTGGTGGATGCGGAGACGCTGGAGCGTGCGGTGTCCCTGGCCGCTGACGACGCCATCCTGGCTCATGAACTGCGGCGCCTGCAGTGCGACATCCCGGCCACCGACCGGGCCGCCATGGTGGCACTGCATCGCTGTGGGTTCCGCAGGGAAGGACGGCTGCGCTCTGCGCTGCTGAAACCGTCGGGCCATCTGGTGGATGTGCTGATCTACGCGCGCCTGGCGGTCGATCCGGTCTACGGGCCACATGGCTTCTCCGGTGTGATGAACTCGGTGCTGCCGGCGAAACGGACCATCGCCCATGTTGTTTTCCGCGATGAGTCGGGCAACGTGCTGCTGACCGAGACCACATACAAGGATGACTGGGAGCTGCCTGGAGGTGTGGTGGACCCAGGTGAGTCGCCAAGGCTGGGGGCGCGCCGTGAGTTGCGTGAGGAGATCGGCCTCGACATCGACCTGGGGGAACCGGCTCTCACCGACTGGATGCCTCCGTACCTGTGCTGGGACGATGCCATCGAGTTCATCTACGACGGGGGCGTCCTCCCCGCCGCGGTGGCCCACTCCATCGCGCCCTGCGATCCGGAGCTGAGAGCAGTCCACTGGGTGCCACGCGAGAATCTCCCGGACAGAGTCAGCGAGTTGTCCGCCCGGAGGATCGACCTGCTGCTCGACGGTTACCGCGGAACCACTGAGAACGGGATGCGGATACCCTCTGACGGCTGA
- the glgB gene encoding 1,4-alpha-glucan branching protein GlgB, with the protein MAHDPFGGLTGWDLEGFHNGGDTELWKRLGAFQCTVEDDERGPIEGVRFAVWAPNARAVQVIGDFNWWTGDPMQLIPGSGVWGTFIEGLGEGALYKFRIQGPDGVWREKVDPMARFSEQAPANASIVYESRYAWSDDQWMARRASSEPYKEPMSIYEVHLGGWRRGKSYLDLAEELVSYVKWQGYTHVEFMPLAEHPFEPSWGYQVTGYYSPTSRFGKPDDLRFLIDKLHQAGIGVILDWVPGHFPKDDWALGRFDGTALYEHADPRQGEHMDWGTYIFNYGRNEVKSFLVSNALYWLTEFHIDGLRVDAVASMLYLDYSRAEGQWIPNKYGGRENLEAIDFLRYVNRHLYERHPGTMMIAEESTSFPGVTKPVHEGGLGFGFKWNMGWMNDSLRYLALDPIYRQYEHNLLTFAMVYQYSENFILPISHDEVVHGKGSMINKVPQDDWRKFATLRAFYSFMWSFPGKQLIFMGSEFGQRPEFNEATSLEWWVTELWGHGGLQRLLHDLNAIYRDTPPLFELDDDPDGFTWINADDGGRNTLSWVRHDSQGNHVACFTNFSPEPLRDYSVGLPAEGQWEEILNTDSEFYDGSGQFGNLGTVTARPEPWGHFPASAEVTIPPLGSIWLRHNAK; encoded by the coding sequence ATGGCGCATGATCCGTTTGGCGGGCTGACCGGCTGGGACCTGGAAGGATTCCACAACGGTGGCGACACCGAACTCTGGAAGCGTCTCGGCGCCTTCCAGTGCACGGTCGAGGACGATGAGAGGGGACCCATCGAAGGCGTCAGGTTCGCGGTCTGGGCACCCAATGCTCGCGCGGTGCAGGTGATCGGTGACTTCAACTGGTGGACCGGCGACCCGATGCAGCTGATTCCCGGTTCCGGGGTGTGGGGCACCTTCATCGAGGGTTTGGGCGAGGGAGCTCTCTACAAGTTCCGCATCCAGGGCCCTGATGGTGTCTGGCGCGAGAAAGTTGACCCGATGGCACGTTTCTCGGAGCAGGCACCCGCGAACGCCTCGATCGTCTACGAGTCGAGATACGCCTGGTCTGATGACCAGTGGATGGCCAGGCGCGCCTCGTCAGAGCCCTACAAGGAGCCGATGAGCATCTACGAGGTCCACCTGGGTGGCTGGCGCCGCGGCAAAAGCTATCTGGATCTGGCCGAGGAGCTGGTGTCCTATGTCAAATGGCAGGGATATACGCATGTCGAGTTCATGCCGCTGGCCGAGCACCCATTCGAGCCGAGCTGGGGCTACCAGGTAACCGGCTATTACTCCCCCACGAGCCGCTTCGGCAAACCCGATGACCTCCGATTCCTGATCGACAAGCTCCACCAGGCTGGGATCGGTGTGATCCTCGACTGGGTGCCAGGTCACTTCCCCAAGGACGACTGGGCGCTCGGACGTTTCGATGGCACCGCCCTGTACGAGCATGCCGACCCCCGGCAGGGCGAGCACATGGACTGGGGAACCTACATCTTCAACTACGGGCGCAACGAGGTGAAGAGCTTCCTGGTCTCCAATGCCCTCTACTGGCTGACCGAGTTCCACATCGACGGCCTACGGGTCGATGCGGTGGCCTCGATGCTCTACCTCGACTACTCGCGCGCCGAGGGCCAGTGGATACCAAACAAGTACGGTGGCCGGGAGAACCTGGAGGCCATCGACTTCCTGCGATACGTCAACCGGCACCTCTATGAGCGGCATCCCGGCACGATGATGATCGCCGAGGAGTCCACGAGTTTCCCAGGGGTCACGAAACCAGTCCACGAGGGTGGTCTCGGCTTCGGATTCAAATGGAACATGGGCTGGATGAATGACTCGCTGCGTTATCTTGCCCTCGACCCGATCTATCGCCAGTACGAGCACAATCTGCTGACCTTCGCGATGGTCTACCAGTATTCGGAAAATTTCATCCTGCCCATCAGCCATGATGAGGTGGTCCATGGCAAGGGCTCGATGATCAATAAGGTGCCCCAGGATGACTGGCGTAAGTTCGCAACGCTGCGGGCCTTCTACTCCTTCATGTGGAGTTTCCCCGGCAAACAGCTGATCTTCATGGGATCCGAGTTCGGGCAGCGCCCCGAGTTCAACGAGGCCACCAGCTTGGAGTGGTGGGTCACGGAGCTCTGGGGTCACGGTGGGCTGCAACGGTTGCTCCACGATCTCAACGCGATCTACCGGGACACTCCGCCGCTGTTCGAGCTGGACGATGACCCGGATGGGTTCACCTGGATCAACGCTGACGACGGGGGCCGCAACACGCTGAGCTGGGTGCGTCACGACTCCCAGGGCAACCATGTGGCTTGTTTCACCAACTTCTCGCCCGAGCCGCTGCGCGATTACTCCGTCGGGTTGCCGGCGGAGGGCCAGTGGGAGGAGATCCTGAACACCGACTCGGAGTTCTACGACGGCTCTGGGCAGTTCGGCAACCTGGGCACGGTGACCGCCCGCCCCGAGCCCTGGGGACACTTCCCGGCCAGCGCCGAGGTGACGATCCCGCCGCTGGGCTCCATCTGGTTACGGCACAACGCGAAGTGA